A genomic segment from Salvia splendens isolate huo1 chromosome 13, SspV2, whole genome shotgun sequence encodes:
- the LOC121763074 gene encoding rac-like GTP-binding protein 5, which produces MSASRFIKCVTVGDGAVGKTCLLISYTSNTFPTDYVPTVFDNFSANVVVDGSTVNLGLWDTAGQEDYNRLRPLSYRGADVFILAFSLISKASYENVSKKWIPELRHYAPGVPIILVGTKLDLREDKQFFVDHPGAVPITTAQGDDLKKSIGAAAYIECSAKTQQNVKAVFDAAIKVVLQPPKQKKKKKRKGQKACSIL; this is translated from the exons ATGAGCGCGTCTAGATTTATTAAGTGCGTGACCGTGGGCGACGGGGCTGTGGGTAAAACATGTCTGCTCATTTCTTACACTAGCAACACTTTTCCAAcg GATTATGTCCCTACTGTTTTCGATAATTTCAGTGCCAATGTCGTAGTGGATGGTAGCACTGTTAATCTGGGATTGTGGGATACTGCAG GTCAAGAGGATTACAATAGATTGAGACCATTGAGCTACCGTGGGGCTGATGTCTTTATACTCGCCTTCTCTCTTATTAGCAAGGCAAGTTACGAGAATGTCTCCAAGAAG tGGATACCTGAATTAAGGCATTATGCTCCCGGAGTTCCAATAATCCTTGTGGGGACAAAGCTCG ATCTTCGAGAGGATAAGCAGTTTTTCGTGGACCACCCCGGAGCAGTGCCCATCACAACAGCACAG GGAGATGACTTGAAGAAATCAATTGGAGCTGCTGCTTACATTGAATGCAGTGCTAAGACACAACAG AATGTGAAGGCTGTCTTTGATGCAGCGATAAAGGTTGTTCTGCAGCCACCCaagcaaaagaagaaaaagaagagaaagggTCAAAAAGCATGCAGCATATTATAA
- the LOC121762922 gene encoding squalene monooxygenase SE1-like translates to MKLNMMEQYVLGCFIALVLGYILLQRFTKSGDKNIKKAAPRDAGFEACSDKVVRKADGPPDVVIVGAGVAGSALAYTLAKDGRTVLVIERDLSQPDRIVGELLQPGGYLKLVELGMEECIGGIDSQQVYGYALYKEGKYAKLTYPLQEYTSDVSGRSFHHGRFIQRLREKAASLPNVRMEQGTVTSLIEGKGTVKGVKYKNKNGEDVKAFAPLTIVCDGCFSNLRKNLCIPQVNVMSHFVGMVLNLENGKLPQPNHGHVILANPSPVLFYPVSSTEVRCLVDIPGPKLPSITNGDMAKYLKATVAPQLPHELHDAFVEQVEKGEIRSMPNRSMPASPLPTPGAILLGDAFNMRHPLTGGGMTVALADVVVLRDLLRPMRDFSDAAALTKHLEAFYTLRKPVASTINTLAGALYQVFCPTADDASREMREACFDYLSLGGMCSEGPIALLSGLNPRPMSLVAHFFAVAVYGVGRLVFPLPSPSRVWLGARLLMNAYGIIFPIVRSEGVRQMFFPITIPAYNRGASVVMKSAMFDMMA, encoded by the exons ATGAAATTGAATATGATGGaacaatatgtgttaggttgCTTCATAGCTTTGGTTCTTGGTTACATCTTATTACAAAGGTTCACAAAAAGTGGagacaaaaatattaaaaaggcGGCGCCTAGAGATGCCGGCTTTGAGGCATGTTCGGACAAGGTTGTGCGCAAAGCTGATGGGCCGCCGGATGTTGTCATTGTTGGTGCCGGTGTAGCTGGTTCAGCATTAGCTTACACTTTGGCAAAG GATGGGCGCACGGTGCTGGTGATCGAGAGGGACTTGAGCCAGCCAGATAGAATAGTTGGTGAGCTTCTTCAACCAGGAGGCTACCTCAAACTAGTTGAATTGGGAATGGAAG AATGTATTGGCGGGATTGATTCTCAGCAAGTGTATGGCTATGCACTTTACAAGGAGGGGAAGTATGCTAAACTAACCTATCCTCTCCAAGAATACACCTCGGATGTCTCCGGCCGAAGCTTCCACCACGGCCGCTTCATCCAAAGGCTACGCGAAAAGGCCGCCTCTCTTCCCAA TGTGAGGATGGAGCAAGGGACTGTGACATCATTGATTGAAGGAAAAGGGACAGTGAAAGGAGTGAAGTACAAGAACAAGAATGGTGAAGATGTGAAGGCATTTGCCCCTCTCACAATAGTGTGTGATGGATGCTTCTCCAATTTGAGAAAGAATCTCTGCATTCCACAGGTGAATGTAATGTCCCACTTTGTAGGCATGGTGTTGAATCTTGAAAATGGAAAGCTTCCACAGCCCAACCACGGCCATGTTATCCTGGCTAATCCCTCGCCTGTCCTGTTCTATCCCGTGAGCAGCACCGAGGTCCGGTGCCTTGTCGACATCCCGGGCCCCAAGCTGCCCTCGATTACCAACGGTGACATGGCCAAGTACTTGAAAGCCACCGTGGCTCCTCAGCTTCCGCACGAGCTCCACGATGCGTTTGTGGAGCAAGTTGAGAAGGGGGAGATAAGGTCTATGCCTAACCGGTCCATGCCGGCCTCTCCCCTGCCCACCCCGGGTGCCATCCTGCTCGGAGACGCATTCAACATGAGGCACCCGTTGACCGGTGGGGGGATGACAGTGGCTTTGGCCGATGTGGTGGTGCTCCGCGATCTGCTGAGGCCGATGAGGGACTTCAGCGACGCGGCCGCCCTCACCAAGCATCTCGAGGCCTTCTACACGCTTAGGAAG CCGGTGGCCTCGACGATTAACACGTTGGCAGGAGCTCTTTATCAGGTGTTCTGCCCAACCGCGGATGACGCGAGCCGGGAGATGAGGGAAGCCTGCTTTGACTACCTGAGCCTTGGAGGGATGTGCTCGGAAGGGCCGATCGCGCTCTTGTCCGGCCTCAACCCGAGGCCGATGAGTTTGGTTGCTCATTTCTTTGCCGTGGCTGTTTATGGCGTCGGCCGCCTTGTGTTCCCGCTTCCTTCGCCCAGCCGAGTGTGGCTCGGAGCCAGATTGCTCATG AATGCATATGGAATCATATTTCCAATAGTGAGATCAGAAGGAGTGAGGCAGATGTTCTTCCCCATAACAATTCCTGCATACAACAGGGGTGCTTCTGTTGTTATGAAGAGCGCCATGTTTGACATGATGGCTTAG
- the LOC121762923 gene encoding heavy metal-associated isoprenylated plant protein 26-like, translating to MGVVDHVSNMLNCSSGHSKHKKHKKLQTVEIKIKIDCEGCERKVRRSVEGMKGVTSIDISPKLNKLKVTGYVDSEKVVARVAHRTGKKAELWPYVPYDEVDHPYARGVYDNKAPAGYVRYGSEAQASHLGRASSIEVRYSTAFSDENPTACAIM from the exons ATGGGTGTTGTGGATCATGTTTCAAACATGTTAAATTGCTCAAGCGGCCATTCCAAGCATAAGAAACACAAGAAGCTTCAG ACAGTAGAGATAAAGATCAAGATAGACTGCGAAGGGTGTGAGAGAAAGGTGAGGAGGTCTGTGGAAGGAATGAAAGGTGTGACATCAATAGACATATCTCCCAAGCTGAACAAGCTCAAGGTGACCGGCTACGTGGACTCCGAAAAGGTCGTTGCGCGTGTGGCTCACCGCACCGGGAAGAAGGCCGAGCTGTGGCCGTACGTCCCCTACGACGAGGTGGACCATCCCTACGCCCGCGGAGTCTACGACAATAAGGCCCCCGCTGGCTACGTTAGATACGGGAGCGAAGCTCAGGCGTCGCACCTCGGGCGAGCCAGCTCCATCGAAGTCCGTTACAGCACCGCCTTCAGCGACGAAAATCCTACCGCATGTGCCATCATGTGA